GTATGGGGGCATTGTATGGTATCTTAGGTCCTGGAGAGGTTGGGGTTGCAACATCAAACAGAAACTTCAGAGGAAGAGAGGGTTCCCTCGACTCAGAAGTTTACTTAGTAAGCCCTGCAACTGCTGCTGCATGTGCAGTTAAAGGAGAAATCACCGACCCAAGGGATTTATAAATTCTTATTTAAATTTTGAAGTTTATTTTTTACTTCCTATTTTCTATTTTTTTAATTTTATTTTTTTGTGATATTATGGAGAAAATAATTGAAAGTAAAGGATTAACCCCGATGTTAAGGGAATTTAAGAATATAATAAAAAAATAACAACTGAAAAAGGGCTGTTTTTGTTGGTTCAAGGGTGTTTGTTTACCTTTGTTGAATTGTGTGCTTATACTATATAGGGAATTGGAGAGCTCTATTTTATCCCAGATGCTGATTTGGAAAATACAAAAGAATTAATTTTGAGAGATGTTATATGCAGTGTGAAGAAATATCCTTAGCATTAGAGAATGTTGATGCCGTGGTTTTATTTGGTAATTGGCAATGCTAAAAATAGGAGTGGATGTTGAGAACGTTAAAAATTTATGGATAAATAAATCCAAAGCTCGTTTTAGGTTTCTGTTTTATGGGTATTTTCCAAAAATTTAGATGGATTAATGAGATTGATTTGATTATTTAATTGATGAAAAATATTGAAGTTACTGTATTTAAAAAACAAAAAACAAATAAAATCACCCTCTAATGAAAACCAAATACCAAACAACGATTACAATAAGGAGAGGAATTTCATAAATAAGCAAATGCAAAGTAGCCAACTTAATCCCTATTTTTCCAAATATGGAGAGTTGCAAAGGAAGGTTTTTTCTTAAATAAATTGTGATTTTATTGAGAAATTCTGCTACCAAAAGTGAAAACAAAATCTCATTTGGAGTTAGAACATTCCCACTCAAAAGCCCAGATGCAATACCAATAGCGCCAGAAATCGTGGCAAGTCCAGTCAGCATTATAATCAATACTGTAGAAGGCAAACCTAAGGCATCCAATACTGAATCTGCTAAATTTTCAACAATTTCCAATAATCCATGCTCTATTAGGTAAGTTATTATCAATACGGATGGAACAAAGGACATCAAAACTCTCGCATATTGTTTTAGCGTGTCTCTTATTATTGCTTTTATTCCTCCAGACTTAAAATTAAAATCCACATTGATTTGGGTGTTATTTTTTCTTAACATCAAAATACCAAAGAGCAAATACATGCATGTAACTAAAAACTTAATCAAAACATACAATCCCCCAACATAAAGACCTAAACTCGTCGCCATGGGAATGGCAAAGAACAATATTATATGAATACCAAATGAAAACATACCTAAGAAGTATAACGGCATTAGATTTTCCTTTGAAAGTTCTCCTTTATCGCAGAGGTTATTAAGCAAAAAATGCCCAGACGTGGAACTAACAAAGTAAACGGCAAGAATTGGAAAATATTTGTTTTTTATGTATTTTTGGAGTTTGTAGAGTATATTTAAGTGACACATAATATTTGCCAATAAAACCCCCAAAAATATCAATGGAAGAACTTTTGAAAATATCTCTAACACCATCATGTTATCATTTTTTGACTTTATTTACAGCCGTTTACGTTATAAACAATTAAAATCTTCAATGAAATGAGGTATAAATATGCTTTATTCAAAATGAAACCTTTTAAAAAGGTTGAACAAAACTTATCGATTTTGTGACCCAAACCTTTACGGTTTGGTTTCATCCAAATAGGATAAGATGCTTCGCTTTGTTCGACGTCCTCTCTTAGACATCCTCTATTGCAAACTACTTTTTAAGAATACTATTTGTTGCTATTTAAAAAATTAATGGCAAAACCAGAGGTTTTGCCGTATAATTCCGCAAACGACTATAAATCATTCTGCAATTATATGGAAATTATCCACTCTAAATTTAAATTTAGTGTATTATACCTTTATTCAGGACATCCACTACAGAGGGGGTTATAAAGTGCATATATTATCTATAAAAGAGTTTTGATATTTTGTTGTTGAAAAACTTATAAGGAAACTTTAAGAAAATCAAAAAAGTTAAAATATACTATCAAAAATCCATATAAAAATATTTTGGTTAGCCAAGAATCTTAACATCAAATTGGCAATATTCATGCCCCAGTCCAGCACAGTGGGTTTCTTTTACTTGGACTTTTTTACCAAAAATATTCTCCAAACAACCTGCTATGAACCCTCCTTCAAAATGGCACAATGTCTTACCCATTTTAGGTAATCCAGAACATGTTATGCATTCATATACCCTTACTTGCAGTGGGTTTTCATTTACAATCTCAACAATCCCAATTTTGTTATCCTTGCAGAATTCAATTACATCATCTACAGATTTTAAATCTAATGATTCTCCAAATTTTTTTCCAGAAGCGTAAAGTACTGCATTTGCCCCATCACCCAAATATTTTTCTAAATCTGCAAATCTAATGATTCTAAACAATACTGTATTTATACTGTCACCAAGTGTGGGTCTATTTGTATTTTTTAAGATATCCAACGGAATCTGTGCCATTGCCTCATCCCCATAAAAATTTTTGGAATAACTTTATCTACACATGGAAAATTTCTCAACATAAACAGTTGTGGTATATTTGCCAAAAGCTTACTCAAATTGAATTATTTATTTACTATAATATAAAGTTATCGTTTTTCTTAATGGGGGCATTCCAAAAATTAATAATACCCATTTTAATAATAAATTACTGTAATCTTAAACCTAATATCTATTAAAATTATTTTTGTGTGGTGGGTTTATGGATTTCATAAAAATACATGTAAAAGGTATAGTTCAAGGTGTAGGGTTTAGACCTTTCGTTTATAGAATAGCAAAAGAGAATAATTTAAAAGGATATGTCAAAAATATGGGAAATTACGTTGAAATTGTAGTTGGAGGTAAAAAAGAAGATATAGAAAAATTTATAGACGATTTAAAGTCAAAAAAGCCCCCACTATCAAAAATTGATGATTTGAAAATATTTAAATTAAGGGATGAAGTAAATTTTGATGATTTTGTTATATTAGATAGTGAAGAAACAAACAAAGAAGAAGAAGGAACAATCCCAGCAGACGTTGCTATTTGTGATGAATGCCTAAAAGAGATGATGGATAAAAACGATAGGAGATACAGATATCCATTCATTGCATGCACAAATTGTGGGCCAAGATTCACCATTGTTGAAAAAGTTCCCTATGATAGGGAAAATACATCAATGAGGGACTTTCCACTTTGTGAGGAATGTTTAAAAGAATATAAAAATCCATTAGATAGAAGATTTCATGCCCAAGCAACATGCTGCCCAAATTGTGGACCAAAGGTATTCTTAACTGATGAAAATGGAGAAGTTTTATATGAGAAAGATGAAGCAATAAATGAGGCCGTCAAACTCTTAGAGGAAGGTAAAATTTTGGCGGTTAAAGGTATTGGGGGGACGCATTTAGTTTGTAAGGTAAATGATGATGAAGTTGTTTTAACATTGAGGGAGAGGTTAGGGAGGCCATCTCAAC
The sequence above is a segment of the Methanotorris igneus Kol 5 genome. Coding sequences within it:
- a CDS encoding DUF2507 domain-containing protein, whose translation is MAQIPLDILKNTNRPTLGDSINTVLFRIIRFADLEKYLGDGANAVLYASGKKFGESLDLKSVDDVIEFCKDNKIGIVEIVNENPLQVRVYECITCSGLPKMGKTLCHFEGGFIAGCLENIFGKKVQVKETHCAGLGHEYCQFDVKILG